The Pseudomonadota bacterium genome has a window encoding:
- a CDS encoding S9 family peptidase, with protein sequence MAEQRPYSFEAHGITVEDPYFWLKDQSYPTVDDEDVLDYLKTENAWFEQNMAAHKPLIEALFTEMKGRIKEDDSSVPQKDGDWLYWIEYEEGAQYKKWYRKSVAGGDRVLILDETELAKGLDYFRLGSFSVSPDGNLLAYGADDDGSERFDVRIKDLRTGELLPDTIPGTLSSLIWRADSGALLYGLANENWRTDNARLHVLGTPVEEDVELYREADEGFRVGIGTTSNEKYIIIATGDNETSEVRLVPADNPTAEPILVAPRKKGREYAVEERDGTLYIHSNDEHINFRLATASIDNPGEWVTLIAGSDTFYMTGMEAYKDFYVIEGRRNGLDQVEIRYYDDPDRIEPIQFPEASYNAGTSNNPEWDVTKLRLSYESMVTPDTVYDYDVADKSLETLKVQEIPSGYDAGEYRTERVTIEARDGAMVPVSLVYHKDTPRDGSAPLHLYAYGAYGYAIPPNFSTTRLSLVDRGFIYAIAHIRGGDDLGRQWYLDGKLKARTNTFNDFVDVARGLAAKNYTSLGRITASGGSAGGELMGAIVNSDPDIWGAVVAHVPFVDVLNTMLDASLPLTPGEWPEWGNPIESKEDFEFIRSYSPYDQVSAQNYPPMLVTAGLNDPRVTYWEPAKWVARLRDTRTDDNILLLKTNMGAGHGGKSGRFDSLYETAEEFAFILWQMGMVEE encoded by the coding sequence ATGGCCGAACAGCGTCCCTATAGTTTCGAAGCCCATGGCATCACCGTGGAAGACCCGTATTTCTGGCTCAAGGACCAGAGCTACCCTACAGTCGATGACGAGGATGTGCTCGATTATCTGAAGACGGAAAACGCCTGGTTCGAGCAGAATATGGCGGCACACAAGCCGCTGATCGAAGCGCTGTTCACCGAGATGAAGGGGCGGATCAAGGAAGATGACAGCTCGGTGCCGCAAAAGGATGGCGACTGGCTCTACTGGATCGAATATGAGGAAGGCGCACAGTATAAAAAATGGTACCGCAAATCGGTTGCCGGCGGCGATAGGGTTCTGATCCTCGACGAGACCGAACTGGCCAAGGGGCTCGATTATTTTCGCCTCGGCAGTTTTTCCGTCAGCCCCGATGGCAATTTGCTGGCCTATGGCGCCGATGATGATGGCTCGGAGCGTTTCGATGTCCGCATCAAGGATCTGCGCACCGGCGAACTGCTCCCCGACACCATCCCGGGTACGCTCTCCAGCCTGATCTGGCGCGCCGACTCGGGCGCTCTGCTTTATGGTCTGGCCAATGAAAACTGGCGTACCGACAATGCCCGGCTGCATGTGCTGGGCACGCCGGTCGAAGAGGATGTTGAACTGTACAGGGAGGCCGATGAAGGCTTCCGCGTCGGCATCGGCACCACATCAAACGAGAAATATATCATCATCGCCACCGGCGACAATGAGACCAGCGAGGTGCGGCTGGTGCCCGCCGATAATCCGACCGCCGAACCGATCCTGGTTGCACCGCGCAAAAAGGGCCGCGAATATGCGGTCGAGGAACGTGATGGCACACTCTATATTCACAGCAATGACGAGCATATCAATTTCCGCCTCGCCACCGCCAGCATCGACAATCCCGGCGAATGGGTGACGCTGATCGCAGGGTCGGACACATTCTATATGACCGGCATGGAGGCTTATAAGGACTTTTACGTCATTGAAGGACGCCGCAACGGCCTCGATCAGGTGGAAATCCGCTATTATGACGATCCGGACCGGATCGAGCCGATCCAATTCCCCGAGGCCAGCTATAATGCCGGGACCAGCAATAACCCTGAATGGGATGTCACCAAGCTGCGGCTCTCTTATGAGTCGATGGTCACCCCCGATACCGTTTATGACTATGATGTTGCGGATAAATCGCTCGAAACGCTGAAGGTTCAGGAAATTCCATCCGGTTATGATGCCGGTGAATACCGCACCGAGCGTGTCACCATCGAGGCACGCGACGGGGCGATGGTGCCGGTCAGCCTAGTCTATCACAAGGACACGCCGCGCGACGGCAGCGCGCCGCTGCATCTCTATGCCTATGGTGCCTATGGCTATGCCATCCCGCCCAATTTCTCGACCACGCGGCTCAGCCTGGTTGATCGCGGCTTCATCTATGCCATCGCCCATATTCGCGGCGGCGATGATCTCGGTCGCCAATGGTATCTCGACGGCAAGCTCAAGGCGCGCACCAACACCTTCAACGACTTTGTCGACGTCGCGCGCGGCTTGGCGGCGAAAAACTATACGTCGCTGGGCCGCATTACCGCCAGTGGCGGCTCGGCAGGCGGCGAGTTGATGGGTGCCATCGTCAACAGCGACCCGGACATCTGGGGTGCGGTGGTGGCGCATGTGCCCTTTGTCGACGTGCTCAACACCATGCTGGACGCGTCGCTGCCACTGACCCCGGGCGAATGGCCCGAATGGGGCAATCCGATCGAGAGCAAGGAGGATTTCGAATTCATCCGCTCCTACAGCCCCTATGATCAGGTATCGGCGCAGAATTACCCGCCAATGCTGGTCACCGCGGGCCTCAATGACCCGCGCGTAACCTATTGGGAACCGGCCAAATGGGTGGCCAGGCTGCGCGACACCAGGACCGACGACAATATACTGCTGCTCAAGACCAATATGGGCGCTGGCCATGGCGGCAAATCGGGCCGTTTCGATTCGCTCTATGAAACGGCGGAAGAGTTTGCCTTCATCCTGTGGCAGATGGGAATGGTGGAGGAGTGA
- a CDS encoding acyl-CoA thioesterase, protein MTPFTQTFTAQEQHIDELGHVNNAIWVQWIQDIATAHWGSIAPEEMQQRYIWMVTRHEIDYRGNIALGESVTGRTWISDPPRGARFNRNVAFDNAGGKTIVTAITSWALLDRQTQKLLRVRDDITGIFGL, encoded by the coding sequence GTGACGCCCTTCACCCAGACTTTTACCGCACAAGAGCAGCACATTGACGAGCTTGGCCATGTCAACAATGCCATATGGGTGCAGTGGATTCAGGATATCGCCACCGCCCATTGGGGCAGCATTGCGCCAGAAGAGATGCAGCAGCGCTATATCTGGATGGTGACGCGGCACGAAATTGATTATCGCGGCAATATCGCGCTCGGCGAAAGCGTCACCGGGCGCACCTGGATTTCCGATCCGCCGCGCGGGGCGCGGTTCAACCGCAATGTCGCCTTCGACAATGCCGGAGGCAAGACCATCGTCACAGCCATAACCAGCTGGGCGCTGCTCGACAGGCAAACCCAAAAGCTGTTGCGTGTGCGCGACGATATTACCGGAATATTCGGACTTTAG
- a CDS encoding alpha/beta hydrolase → MREAAVLANLLSGRMSRQRIAATHQPACDGRPVMLLPGFLSSPGAMGVLHDVLARTGYKVRDWGMGRNMGARRDTLERLAEQIDAMAQHHGAPVTLIGWSLGGVYAREAAKNSPDIIRSVMTLGAPFSGDLRANNAWRIYEHVAGHPVDAPPVAVNTREKPPVPTIAFWSRRDGIVSPVSARGEHNERDAAIELDCGHLGFASKPSAVSAILSALSGAA, encoded by the coding sequence ATGCGTGAAGCGGCAGTGCTCGCCAATCTGCTGAGCGGGCGGATGTCGAGGCAGCGCATCGCCGCAACACATCAACCGGCCTGTGACGGCCGTCCGGTGATGCTGCTGCCCGGTTTCCTGTCGTCACCCGGTGCGATGGGCGTGCTGCACGACGTGCTGGCACGCACCGGCTACAAGGTGCGCGACTGGGGCATGGGCCGCAATATGGGGGCCCGGCGCGATACGCTGGAGCGTCTGGCGGAGCAGATCGATGCCATGGCGCAACATCATGGCGCACCGGTGACGCTGATCGGCTGGTCGCTGGGCGGGGTCTATGCCCGCGAGGCGGCCAAGAACAGCCCCGATATCATCCGCAGCGTGATGACGCTTGGCGCACCCTTTTCCGGTGATTTGCGCGCTAATAATGCCTGGCGCATCTATGAGCATGTCGCCGGCCATCCGGTCGACGCGCCGCCGGTTGCGGTCAATACCCGGGAAAAACCACCGGTGCCGACCATCGCCTTCTGGTCACGCCGCGACGGCATTGTCAGCCCGGTCAGTGCCCGGGGCGAACATAATGAGCGCGACGCTGCCATCGAGCTCGATTGCGGCCATCTCGGCTTTGCCTCGAAACCGAGCGCGGTTTCGGCGATCCTCAGTGCGCTGTCCGGAGCGGCCTAA
- a CDS encoding MarR family transcriptional regulator, with the protein MTEITEIEPQSDSPDGDVLAPAVRQFVLHWGEMGGQWGVNRTVAQIHALLYLAERPMHAEEISDLLGIARSNASNSLKELIGWKLIRRVPVMGDRRDHFVAEVDLWQMLTRIAQGRKEREIDPAVAALGMCRNEAANDPRISPAARQRIEAMHDFVTTMDGWYSEMMTVPTGTLARLIKMGRTVLKFIPKGKNTD; encoded by the coding sequence ATGACAGAAATTACAGAGATAGAACCGCAAAGTGATTCGCCCGATGGCGATGTTCTCGCACCGGCTGTGCGCCAGTTCGTGCTGCACTGGGGCGAGATGGGCGGCCAATGGGGCGTCAACCGCACCGTAGCGCAGATCCATGCGCTTCTCTATCTCGCTGAGCGGCCAATGCATGCCGAAGAGATAAGCGACCTGCTCGGCATTGCCCGCAGCAACGCCTCCAACTCGCTCAAGGAGCTGATCGGCTGGAAGCTGATCCGCCGGGTTCCGGTGATGGGCGACCGGCGTGACCATTTCGTCGCCGAAGTCGATCTGTGGCAGATGCTGACGCGCATCGCCCAAGGCCGCAAAGAGCGTGAAATCGACCCTGCCGTCGCCGCACTCGGTATGTGCCGCAATGAGGCAGCAAATGACCCACGTATCTCGCCGGCGGCGCGCCAGCGAATCGAGGCAATGCATGATTTCGTCACCACCATGGATGGCTGGTATTCGGAGATGATGACCGTCCCCACCGGCACCCTGGCGCGGCTGATCAAAATGGGCCGCACGGTGCTGAAATTCATTCCAAAAGGCAAAAATACCGACTGA
- a CDS encoding DUF4166 domain-containing protein, which yields MAGNIAIRAEGTVSAPRSEEAEARFNTPAPCPDFARLLPRGKWLALPAAIRRRFSRSASGNSVISYHGMVVEQKANAAGWLITQAARLIGAPLPFSVCGPAAVTITSLPAHKNAPAGQIWSRQYGRRAGFPQVIHSVKRFAGPTGLEEYLGMGIGIALRLDADDQSLDFLSDHYFLMLFGKRFRLPRWLSPGDLSIGHIAKGEQRFAFTLKLSHRLFGVMIEQVCLFEDEENAPC from the coding sequence ATGGCTGGAAATATTGCAATCAGAGCTGAAGGCACAGTTTCAGCGCCACGCAGCGAAGAGGCAGAAGCGCGGTTCAACACCCCTGCACCCTGCCCCGATTTTGCCCGACTGTTGCCGCGGGGCAAATGGCTGGCCCTGCCCGCCGCCATCCGCCGTCGCTTCTCGCGCAGTGCGTCGGGTAACAGCGTGATCAGCTATCACGGCATGGTAGTGGAACAGAAGGCCAATGCAGCGGGCTGGTTGATAACCCAGGCGGCGCGGCTGATCGGCGCGCCTTTGCCCTTTTCCGTCTGCGGTCCGGCTGCGGTCACCATCACCAGCCTGCCCGCCCATAAAAATGCACCTGCGGGCCAGATCTGGTCGCGCCAATATGGCCGCCGCGCTGGTTTCCCGCAGGTCATTCACTCGGTGAAACGCTTTGCCGGACCCACAGGATTGGAAGAATATCTTGGCATGGGTATCGGTATCGCCTTGCGCCTCGATGCCGATGACCAAAGCCTCGATTTCCTCAGCGATCATTATTTCCTGATGCTGTTCGGCAAGCGCTTTCGTCTGCCGCGCTGGCTCAGCCCCGGCGATCTCAGCATCGGCCATATTGCTAAAGGCGAACAACGCTTCGCCTTCACCCTGAAGCTCTCACACCGCCTGTTCGGCGTGATGATCGAGCAAGTCTGCCTGTTTGAAGATGAGGAGAATGCACCATGCTGA
- a CDS encoding TIGR01777 family oxidoreductase has translation MLNDPILIALLLLQIFMGAFDTLFHHEMTQRLGWSKGQQFELRLHGMRNLIYAAVFLMLGLTAPAGAWAIALMALLVIELCITLVDFVEEDRVRLLPASERVTHTLLTLNYGVVLALLLPKLFAAAQLPSALPFVWQGWLSLFLALSALSVIIFGLRDLFAARRLDAMAELGDDPATLASALPPQQRVLVAGGTGFVGSRLVEALVDAGHEVSVLTRSISSARHLRHPVKLMTSLDWIADEHPDGRPYFDAIINLAGASVAGGLWTAKRKQLILTSRAEVAQQLHDFCRRQIARPPVYIGASAVGYYGDGGEAVIDEGSPRGSGFAAKSCREVEALADRFSLFGMRIVRLRIGMVLAHQGGYLAQLLLPFEFGVGGPIGNGQQWLSWIHRDDLVRAITFCMAHKEVSGAVNAVAPNPVRQREFARAFGRILQRPAFMPLPAWLLKPLLGEMADDLFLASQKALPVKLLFNGFRFRHGDIDSALPAALGMEGPALNPVQYLHYREAKLLS, from the coding sequence ATGCTGAATGATCCGATCCTGATCGCCCTGTTGCTGTTGCAGATTTTCATGGGCGCCTTTGATACGCTGTTCCATCATGAGATGACGCAGCGGCTGGGCTGGTCCAAGGGCCAACAGTTCGAATTGCGGCTCCATGGCATGCGCAACCTGATCTATGCCGCTGTCTTTCTGATGCTCGGCCTGACCGCTCCTGCTGGAGCATGGGCGATCGCCCTGATGGCGCTGCTGGTGATCGAGCTCTGCATAACCTTGGTGGATTTTGTCGAGGAAGACCGGGTGCGCCTGCTACCTGCCAGCGAGCGCGTGACCCATACGCTGCTCACGCTCAACTATGGCGTGGTGCTGGCGCTGTTGCTGCCCAAGCTCTTTGCCGCCGCGCAACTCCCGAGCGCCTTGCCCTTTGTCTGGCAGGGTTGGCTCTCGCTATTTCTCGCGCTATCGGCACTGTCAGTAATCATCTTCGGCCTGCGCGATCTATTCGCCGCGCGCCGTCTCGATGCCATGGCCGAACTGGGCGACGACCCGGCGACATTGGCCAGCGCCCTGCCACCGCAACAGCGCGTACTGGTCGCTGGCGGCACAGGCTTTGTCGGCAGCCGCCTGGTCGAGGCGCTGGTCGATGCCGGGCATGAGGTCAGCGTGCTGACTCGCAGTATCTCCAGCGCACGCCATCTGCGCCATCCGGTCAAGCTGATGACCAGTCTTGACTGGATCGCCGATGAGCATCCCGATGGCCGGCCTTATTTTGATGCCATCATCAATCTTGCCGGGGCGTCTGTCGCGGGTGGACTGTGGACCGCCAAGCGCAAACAGCTGATCCTCACCAGCCGCGCCGAGGTGGCGCAGCAGCTGCACGATTTCTGCCGTCGCCAGATCGCCCGCCCACCGGTCTATATCGGCGCCAGTGCAGTCGGCTATTATGGCGATGGCGGCGAGGCGGTGATCGATGAAGGCAGCCCGCGCGGCAGCGGCTTTGCCGCAAAAAGCTGCCGCGAGGTCGAGGCGCTGGCTGATCGGTTCTCGCTGTTCGGCATGCGTATCGTCAGACTGCGCATCGGCATGGTGCTGGCGCATCAGGGCGGTTATCTGGCGCAATTGTTGTTGCCGTTCGAATTTGGTGTTGGCGGACCCATCGGCAATGGGCAGCAATGGCTGAGCTGGATTCACCGCGACGATCTGGTCCGCGCCATCACCTTCTGCATGGCGCACAAGGAGGTCAGCGGCGCGGTCAATGCGGTTGCACCTAACCCGGTACGCCAGCGCGAATTTGCACGCGCCTTTGGCCGCATATTGCAGCGCCCGGCCTTTATGCCGCTGCCGGCATGGCTGCTGAAACCTTTGCTTGGGGAGATGGCGGACGACCTGTTCCTCGCCAGCCAGAAGGCGCTGCCGGTCAAGCTGTTGTTCAACGGCTTCCGCTTCCGCCATGGCGATATTGATAGTGCACTGCCTGCGGCTTTGGGGATGGAAGGACCAGCGCTCAATCCCGTTCAGTATCTGCATTATCGCGAGGCCAAGCTCTTAAGCTGA
- the rpsI gene encoding 30S ribosomal protein S9: MSDTRQSLSDIKEIAGDAVAENAAAAEAGETVTAEPEVPTMPLREQELDQYGRAYATGRRKDAVARVWLKPGTGKITVNGRDQTTYFARPTLRLVINQPFAITDRAGQYDIVATVKGGGLSGQAGAVKHGISQAITKYEPALRSTVKAAGFLTRDSRVVERKKYGRAKARRSFQFSKR; this comes from the coding sequence ATGTCCGATACCCGTCAGTCCCTTTCCGACATCAAGGAAATCGCCGGTGACGCCGTGGCCGAAAATGCCGCTGCTGCCGAAGCTGGTGAAACTGTAACAGCCGAACCAGAAGTTCCGACCATGCCGCTGCGTGAGCAGGAGCTGGATCAATATGGCCGCGCCTATGCCACCGGTCGTCGTAAGGATGCGGTTGCCCGTGTCTGGCTCAAGCCCGGCACCGGGAAGATCACCGTCAATGGCCGTGATCAGACAACCTATTTCGCGCGTCCGACACTGCGTCTGGTGATCAACCAGCCGTTCGCGATCACCGATCGTGCCGGTCAGTATGACATTGTCGCCACGGTCAAAGGCGGCGGCCTGTCGGGGCAGGCCGGTGCGGTGAAGCACGGCATCAGCCAGGCGATCACCAAGTACGAGCCAGCTCTGCGCTCGACAGTGAAGGCAGCAGGCTTCCTGACCCGCGACAGCCGTGTGGTCGAACGCAAGAAATATGGCCGCGCCAAAGCCCGCCGGAGCTTCCAATTCTCCAAGCGTTAA
- the rplM gene encoding 50S ribosomal protein L13 — protein sequence MKALTKMTKPALPAEVEKKWHIIDAENLVVGRVAVIIANILRGKHKPSYTPHVDCGDHVIVINADKVKFTGNKTKDKRYYKHTGYPGGIKETSPERILEGRFPERVLEKAVERMIPRGPLGRDQMRALHLYNGTEHPHEGQKPATIDVASMNRKNKVGA from the coding sequence ATGAAGGCGCTTACCAAGATGACCAAACCGGCGCTGCCGGCAGAGGTTGAAAAGAAATGGCATATTATTGATGCCGAAAATCTGGTGGTTGGCCGCGTTGCGGTGATCATCGCCAATATCCTGCGCGGCAAGCACAAGCCGAGCTATACCCCGCATGTCGATTGCGGTGACCATGTCATCGTCATCAATGCCGACAAGGTGAAGTTCACCGGCAACAAGACCAAGGACAAGCGCTATTACAAGCACACCGGCTATCCCGGTGGCATCAAGGAAACCTCGCCAGAGCGTATTCTTGAAGGCCGTTTCCCCGAGCGTGTCCTGGAAAAAGCGGTTGAGCGCATGATCCCGCGTGGTCCACTGGGCCGCGACCAGATGCGCGCGCTGCATCTCTATAATGGCACTGAGCACCCGCATGAGGGCCAGAAGCCAGCGACCATCGATGTTGCTTCCATGAACCGCAAGAATAAGGTGGGTGCATAA
- the cutA gene encoding divalent-cation tolerance protein CutA — MMTASDFDGNRIVTVYCSFADIDEARTAARKIVQEELAACANILGETRAIYRWHGEVREDGEVAVLFKTRMAALPALKTRIIAMHSYDLPGISVWRADDSEEAFSDWIIEQTGGQTI; from the coding sequence ATGATGACCGCTTCCGACTTTGACGGCAATCGTATCGTCACCGTCTATTGCAGCTTTGCCGATATTGACGAGGCGCGCACCGCCGCGCGCAAGATCGTGCAGGAGGAGCTTGCCGCTTGCGCCAATATCCTTGGCGAGACGCGTGCCATTTATCGCTGGCATGGCGAGGTGCGCGAGGATGGCGAGGTGGCGGTGCTGTTCAAGACCCGCATGGCGGCTCTGCCGGCGCTGAAGACCCGCATTATCGCGATGCACAGCTATGATCTGCCGGGCATCAGCGTGTGGCGCGCCGATGACAGTGAAGAGGCATTTTCCGATTGGATCATCGAACAGACCGGCGGCCAGACAATATAG
- a CDS encoding COX15/CtaA family protein: METATATMPAADRADAALARPIAISNWLWSVAFLVFAMVVVGGITRLTESGLSITEWKPVTGALPPLSDAAWAEEFRKYQQIPEYIEINGPAGMTLSEFKFIYFWEWVHRLLGRLVGVAFALPLLWFWVKNAIPRGYKGRLLALLALGGLQGTIGWWMVESGLTLRTDVSHFRLSVHLLNALFILGGIAWTALDLRRHAAGLTRPARMTGFGAAVLAILFVQLLFGAWVAGLNAGLVSDSWPLMEGALVPNINWGLGLGQLLVNDPTMIHFVHRWWAWVAVAALIWLARKVRHSDRRISLAVHTAFGTQIFLGIATVMTQVNITLAVLHQAVGALVVLSTVWAVHRLGWPEIPPKSRVLKMARDKQQEQHDDRFRL; the protein is encoded by the coding sequence ATGGAGACTGCAACTGCGACCATGCCTGCCGCTGACCGCGCAGATGCCGCTTTGGCCCGCCCCATCGCCATTTCCAACTGGCTGTGGTCGGTCGCCTTTCTGGTGTTCGCCATGGTGGTGGTCGGTGGCATCACCCGGCTGACCGAATCCGGCCTGTCGATCACCGAATGGAAACCGGTGACCGGGGCGTTGCCGCCGCTGAGCGACGCCGCCTGGGCCGAGGAGTTCCGCAAATATCAGCAAATCCCCGAATATATCGAGATTAACGGCCCGGCGGGCATGACGCTGTCCGAATTCAAGTTCATCTATTTCTGGGAATGGGTGCACCGGCTGCTCGGACGGCTGGTTGGCGTCGCCTTTGCCCTGCCGCTGCTGTGGTTCTGGGTGAAGAATGCGATTCCGCGCGGTTATAAGGGGCGGTTGCTGGCACTGCTGGCGCTGGGCGGGTTGCAGGGCACCATCGGCTGGTGGATGGTCGAATCGGGCCTCACGCTGCGCACCGATGTCAGCCATTTCCGTCTGTCGGTACATCTGCTCAATGCGCTGTTCATCCTCGGTGGCATTGCCTGGACCGCGCTTGACCTCAGGCGGCATGCTGCAGGTCTGACACGCCCGGCGCGGATGACCGGCTTTGGCGCGGCGGTGCTGGCCATATTGTTTGTCCAGCTGCTGTTCGGGGCATGGGTGGCCGGGCTCAATGCCGGACTGGTCTCGGATAGCTGGCCGCTGATGGAAGGTGCGCTGGTGCCCAATATCAACTGGGGTCTCGGTCTCGGCCAGCTGTTGGTCAATGATCCGACGATGATCCATTTCGTCCATCGCTGGTGGGCCTGGGTGGCAGTAGCGGCGCTGATATGGCTGGCGCGCAAGGTCCGCCATAGCGACCGGCGCATATCACTGGCGGTGCATACGGCCTTTGGGACACAGATTTTTCTCGGCATCGCCACGGTGATGACCCAGGTGAACATCACCTTGGCGGTGCTGCATCAGGCGGTCGGCGCGCTGGTGGTGCTGTCCACTGTGTGGGCCGTGCATCGTCTGGGCTGGCCCGAAATACCTCCGAAATCGCGAGTCCTGAAAATGGCAAGGGATAAGCAACAGGAGCAACATGATGACCGCTTCCGACTTTGA
- a CDS encoding MerC domain-containing protein, translated as MASAPHIHSAPAQAASAAAQGPDSKGVQRGRSGGLDSLAMALSGLCAVHCLISAVVLALLASAGGIFFDHIVHEIGLGLASILAAIAFVDGFVRHRLLLPLTLGGLGIAVMAGALQLHDHSGEIIGTLIGVTLLSLGHYLNRRARR; from the coding sequence ATGGCTTCTGCTCCCCATATTCATAGTGCGCCGGCACAGGCTGCCAGTGCGGCAGCACAGGGGCCGGACAGCAAGGGCGTTCAGCGCGGACGATCAGGCGGCCTTGACAGCCTCGCCATGGCGCTTTCCGGACTTTGCGCTGTGCATTGCCTGATCAGTGCGGTGGTGCTGGCTCTATTGGCCTCGGCCGGCGGCATTTTTTTCGACCATATTGTGCACGAAATCGGTCTGGGACTCGCCTCGATCCTTGCCGCCATTGCCTTTGTCGACGGCTTTGTGCGTCACCGGCTTTTGCTACCGCTCACTCTGGGTGGCCTTGGCATTGCGGTCATGGCCGGCGCACTACAGCTTCATGACCATAGCGGCGAGATTATCGGTACGCTTATCGGCGTGACATTGCTGTCGCTAGGCCATTATCTCAACCGCCGCGCCAGACGCTGA
- a CDS encoding phosphatidate cytidylyltransferase, translated as MNDPTFLYLMSGVVGLLLIASVVGFVLARRSGPDGPNATVQNLNQRIRAWWLMVAIFGLAFFFGKGITIMLFMLVSFYCLREFLSITPTLAADHRATVAAFYIFIPMQYWLIWIDWPALFSIAIPVYAFLLLPILSVARGETKDFLVRSAKIQWALMLTVYCISHAPALINLDIPGFEGRNFLLLFFLVTVVQISDVAQYVFGKLFGKRKLAPSVSPNKTWEGLIGGGLFATLVGAGLWWITPFTPLAAAAIAFTIVLAGFWGGLVLSAVKRSLGRKDWSAMIQGHGGAMDRMDSVSFAAPIMYHITNYFYAL; from the coding sequence ATGAATGATCCAACATTCCTCTATCTCATGTCCGGAGTGGTCGGCCTTTTGCTCATCGCCAGCGTGGTCGGCTTCGTGCTGGCACGGCGATCAGGACCGGATGGCCCCAATGCCACGGTGCAGAATCTCAATCAGCGTATCCGTGCCTGGTGGCTGATGGTGGCGATTTTCGGCCTTGCCTTTTTCTTCGGCAAGGGGATTACGATCATGCTGTTCATGCTGGTCAGCTTTTACTGCTTGCGCGAATTTCTCTCGATCACACCGACACTGGCAGCCGATCATCGCGCTACTGTGGCCGCCTTCTACATCTTCATTCCAATGCAATATTGGCTGATCTGGATCGACTGGCCGGCACTGTTCTCGATTGCCATCCCGGTCTATGCCTTTCTGCTGTTGCCGATCCTCTCGGTCGCGCGCGGCGAAACCAAGGATTTTCTGGTGCGCAGTGCGAAGATTCAGTGGGCGCTGATGCTGACCGTCTATTGCATCAGCCATGCCCCGGCGCTGATCAATCTCGATATTCCGGGTTTTGAAGGACGCAATTTCCTGCTGCTGTTCTTCCTGGTCACTGTGGTCCAGATTTCCGATGTCGCGCAATATGTCTTCGGCAAGCTGTTCGGCAAACGCAAGCTGGCCCCCAGTGTCAGCCCCAACAAGACATGGGAGGGCCTTATCGGTGGCGGCCTGTTTGCTACTCTGGTCGGTGCCGGACTGTGGTGGATCACGCCATTTACCCCGCTGGCAGCTGCCGCCATAGCCTTCACCATCGTGCTTGCGGGCTTCTGGGGCGGGCTGGTGCTTTCCGCAGTCAAGCGCTCGCTTGGTCGTAAGGACTGGAGCGCGATGATACAGGGCCATGGCGGTGCGATGGACCGGATGGACTCGGTCAGTTTCGCGGCCCCGATCATGTATCATATCACCAATTATTTCTACGCGCTCTGA
- a CDS encoding lysophospholipid acyltransferase family protein has protein sequence MILRHIIFAITRFLVGGSPIWQGSAPAAGPRIYFANHGSHLDTILMCAAIPPEFRAVTHPVAAADYWGKNALTRYISLRVLHAVLVDRKASRNPLEPLREVLQRGESLIIFPEGTRRDDALPGKLKSGIFHLAREFPDAELIPVYLENLSRAYPKGAILPAPISCSVTFGAPLVRVEGEQKAVFLDRARDSIIALAEHAA, from the coding sequence ATGATCCTGCGCCACATCATCTTCGCCATTACACGCTTTCTGGTCGGCGGCAGTCCGATCTGGCAGGGCAGCGCTCCTGCGGCCGGGCCACGCATCTATTTCGCCAATCATGGCAGCCATCTCGACACGATATTGATGTGCGCTGCGATACCGCCCGAGTTTCGCGCTGTGACCCATCCGGTCGCCGCTGCCGATTATTGGGGCAAGAACGCCCTGACGCGCTATATCTCGCTGCGCGTGCTGCACGCTGTGCTGGTTGACCGCAAGGCTTCGCGAAACCCGCTCGAACCGTTGCGCGAGGTGCTGCAGCGCGGGGAGTCGCTGATCATTTTCCCCGAAGGCACGCGTCGCGATGATGCGCTCCCGGGCAAGCTCAAATCGGGCATTTTCCATTTGGCACGCGAATTTCCCGATGCCGAGCTGATCCCGGTCTATCTCGAAAATCTCAGCCGTGCCTATCCCAAGGGAGCAATCCTGCCGGCCCCGATCAGCTGTTCGGTTACCTTCGGTGCGCCGCTGGTACGGGTCGAGGGGGAGCAAAAGGCGGTTTTCCTCGATCGTGCCCGCGACTCCATCATTGCTCTGGCGGAACATGCCGCATGA